A stretch of Cherax quadricarinatus isolate ZL_2023a chromosome 24, ASM3850222v1, whole genome shotgun sequence DNA encodes these proteins:
- the CCT5 gene encoding T-complex protein 1 subunit epsilon: protein MVCFIYFSVLAGALLEKAEYLLDKGIHPIRIADGYELAAKKAIDNLEKIADEFTVDTNNLEPLILTAMTTLGSKIINRCHRQMAEIAVNAVMAVADMETRDVNFELIKVEGKVGGKLEDTMLVKGVVIDKDFSHPQMPKELKDVKIAILTCPFEPPKPKTKHKLEVSSVEEYNALHKYEQQQFIDMVDKVKGAGANLAICQWGFDDEANHLLLQKQLPAVRWVGGPEIELIAIATNGRIVPRFEELSPEKLGTCGKVRELTFGTTKDKMLVIEECPNTKAVTIFIRGGNKMIIEEAKRSIHDALCVVRNLVRNNKIVYGGGASEVSCALAVSEEADKISTLEQYAFRAFADALESIPLALAENSGLSPIHTLADCKARQVAEKNPSLGIDCNNRGTCDMKEQHVIETLHSKKQQILLATQLVKMILKIDDIRTPGESLHA from the exons ATGGTCTGTTTTATTTACTTTTCAGTGTTAGCTGGGGCATTGTTAGAAAAAGCAGAATACTTGTTGGACAAAGGCATTCACCCAATTCGAATTGCTGATGGTTATGAATTAGCTGCtaagaaagccattgacaatttGGAAAAAATTGCTGATGAATTTACTGTTGACACAAATAACTTGGAACCCTTAATTTTGACTGCTATGACCACACTTGGCTCAAAGATAATTAATCGTTGCCATCGGCAGATGGCAGAAATTGCTGTGAATGCTGTAATGGCTGTTGCTGACATGGAAACCCGTGATGTGAATTTTGAGCTCATTAAGGTGGAAGGGAAAGTTGGTGGTAAACTGGAGGACACTATGCTTGTGAAGGGTGTTGTCATAGATAAAGACTTTTCTCATCCACAAATGCCAAAGGAATTAAAGGATGTAAAGATAGCAATTCTCACTTGTCCATTTGAACCTCCCAAGCCCAAGACAAAGCATAAGCTTGAAGTAAGTAGTGTAGAAGAGTACAATGCTCTTCATAAGTATGAGCAACAGCAGTTCATCGATATGGTGGATAAAGTAAAGGGAGCTGGAGCTAATCTTGCTATTTGTCAGTGGGGCTTTGATGATGAAGCCAACCATCTTCTTCTTCAAAAACAACTGCCTGCTGTACGTTGGGTAGGTGGACCAGAGATTGAACTCATTGCCATTGCAACCAATGGTCGAATTGTTCCTAGGTTTGAGGAATTGTCACCAGAAAAACTAGGGACCTGTGGAAAAGTGCGTGAATTGACATTTGGAACCACCAAAGATAAGATGTTGGTTATTGAAGAGTGCCCTAACACTAAGGCTGTGACTATCTTCATCCGTGGAGGAAACAAGATGATTATTGAGGAAGCTAAACGCAGTATTCACGATGCACTATGTGTGGTGAGAAATTTGGTGCGAAACAACAAAATTGTCTATGGAGGTGGTGCTTCAGAGGTTTCATGTGCCTTGGCAGTATCAGAGGAAGCTGATAAA ATCTCGACTCTGGAGCAGTATGCATTCCGTGCCTTTGCTGATGCTTTAGAGAGCATTCCACTAGCTCTTGCTGAAAACTCAGGTCTCTCCCCTATCCACACGCTAGCTGACTGCAAAGCCCGACAAGTTGCAGAAAAAAACCCATCTTTAGGCATAGACTGCAATAATAGGGGAACATGTG ATATGAAGGAACAGCATGTGATTGAGACCCTGCATAGCAAGAAACAACAGATTCTTCTGGCCACTCAGCTTGTGAAAATGATTCTTAAGATTGATGATATTCGCACTCCTGGTGAATCTCTACATGcttga